Proteins encoded in a region of the Carassius gibelio isolate Cgi1373 ecotype wild population from Czech Republic chromosome B5, carGib1.2-hapl.c, whole genome shotgun sequence genome:
- the si:ch211-117m20.4 gene encoding CUB and sushi domain-containing protein 3, with product MKLVLLLLLLLGSLQGVFTQVVTPAFTKRTAVEEGLGSGLLEVEQEDELADTYWSGTAPICFGGCKGRQRELKRDNCGDSDCCWVGFKSLCRVNCGKPDVDFNGMVYGSDWWVGSVVRYDCRPGFVLVGDPARACQSNGKWTPKPSCLRVCYRGRVEINEKDIDGTCSSTCPDAKSYAVPLNHKCSRIENCRTKESGWKRWFTRCNFCDCDCFTPCALQGRRQ from the exons ATGAAACtagttctgctgctgctgctgcttctggGGTCCTTGCAAGGGGTGTTCACTCAAGTGGTTACGCCTGCATTTACTAAAAGAACAGCTGTGGAGGAAGGTCTAGGAAGTG GTCTGTTAGAGGTGGAACAGGAGGATGAACTAGCAGACACTTACTGGTCTGGGACAGCCCCCATTTGTTTCGGAGGTTGTAAAGGCAGACAGAGGGAGCTGAAAAGAGACAACTGTGGAGATTCAGACTGCTGCTGGGTGGGATTTAAATCCCTGTGTAGAG TGAATTGTGGAAAGCCTGATGTGGACTTTAATGGGATGGTGTATGGGAGTGATTGGTGGGTGGGTTCTGTAGTGCGGTACGACTGCAGACCAGGGTTCGTGTTGGTGGGAGATCCTGCTCGAGCTTGTCAGTCCAATGGGAAATGGACACCCAAACCATCCTGTCTTA GAGTGTGTTATCGTGGCCGGGTTGAGATCAATGAGAAGGACATCGACGGGACATGTTCGTCTACCTGTCCTGATGCTAAAAGCTATGCAGTCCCTCTGAACCACAAATGCAGTCGTATTGAGAACTGCAGAACTAAAGAATCAGGCTGGAAGCGCTGGTTTACACGCTGCAATTTCTGCG
- the hinfp gene encoding histone H4 transcription factor, with protein sequence MAPSGKRAPRREELQLELACEWGSCQETFDRMQEFCQHVEQHYKAIVDSETDLPEEEHNCLWRDCGFCSVEGNAEILRHMFFHCYHTKLKQWGLAILTDHSDMGACSVGLHNRNIVPEVQENFLCLWEHCEMSMDNPEWFYRHVEMHAHCLEANEENVLFCGWKDCEASFKGRFKLREHMRSHTQEKLVACPTCGGMFANNTKFFDHIRRQTSIEGQRFQCSHCSKRFATERLLRDHMRNHVNHYKCPLCDMTCPSPSSLRNHIKFRHSNEKPYSCDYCEYSCKNLIDLRKHLDTHSSEPAYRCDFADCDYSTRSLYSIKNHYKRVHEGDDTPRYKCHVCEQCFTRGNNLTAHLRKKHQFKWPSGHPRFRYKEHEDGFMRLQLIRYESVELTEQLMRERQGEGDSSESSQQNVQPGEDMEETGTPSTMSGNTEAGIRKEGVDVCRTQENTESVFLVLTAGTSAETDSTREGAVMRQLQDTAQQLGMEVV encoded by the exons ATGGCACCGTCGGGTAAACGCGCCCCGCGCAGAGAGGAGCTGCAGCTGGAGCTGGCGTGTGAGTGGGGCTCGTGTCAGGAGACGTTTGACAGGATGCAGGAGTTTTGCCAGCACGTGGAGCAACATTATAAAGCTATCGTGGACAGTGAGACAGACTTGCCAG AAGAGGAGCATAACTGTCTGTGGAGAGACTGTGGCTTCTGCTCAGTGGAAGGAAATGCAGAGATTCTTAGACACATGTTCTTCCACTGCTACCACACCAAGTTGAAGCAATGGGGTCTTGCTATACTCACCGACCATAGTGACATGGGTGCCTGTTCGGTTGGCCTCCATAACCGCAACATTGTGCCCGAGGTCCAAGAGAACTTCCTTTGTCTTTGGGAGCACTGTGAG ATGTCTATGGATAATCCGGAGTGGTTCTACAGACACGTGGAGATGCATGCCCATTGTCTCGAGGctaatgaagagaatgtgttGTTCTGTGGATGGAAAG ACTGCGAGGCCTCTTTCAAGGGCAGGTTTAAGTTGCGAGAGCACATGCGTAGCCACACACAGGAAAAGCTGGTGGCATGTCCGACCTGTGGAGGAATGTTTGCCAACAACACAAAGTTCTTTGACCACATTCGACGGCAAACCTCCATAGAAG GTCAAAGATTTCAGTGTTCTCACTGCTCTAAACGTTTTGCCACTGAGAGGCTGCTGAGAGACCACATGAGGAACCATG TCAACCATTATAAATGTCCACTTTGTGATATGACCTGTCCATCACCGTCCTCGCTGAGAAACCACATCAAATTTCGTCATTCCAACGAGAAGCCTTACAGCTGTGACTACTGCGAGTACAG CTGTAAAAACCTGATAGATCTGAGGAAGCATTTAGACACGCACAGCAGTGAGCCAGCGTATCGATGTGACTTTGCAGATTGTGACTACTCCACTCGCTCGCTTTACTCAATCAAGAACCACTACAAACGTGTTCATGAG GGAGATGACACTCCTCGCTATAAGTGTCACGTGTGTGAGCAGTGCTTTACCCGGGGGAACAACCTCACTGCCCATTTACGCAAGAAACATCAGTTCAAATGGCCTTCAGGACACCCGAGATTTAG GTATAAAGAGCATGAAGATGGGTTCATGCGCCTGCAGCTGATCCGCTATGAGAGCGTGGAGCTGACAGAGCAGCTGATGCGGGAGCGGCAGGGAGAAGGGGACAGCAGTGAGTCCAGCCAGCAGAACGTCCAGCCCGGGGAAGACATGGAGGAGACGGGGACCCCCAGCACCATGAGTGGAAATACAGAGGCAGGAATAAGAAAAGAGGGAGTAGATGTCTGTAGGACACAGGAAAATACAGAAAGTGTGTTCTTGGTGTTGACAGCCGGCACCTCTGCAGAAACAGACTCTACAAGGGAGGGGGCCGTAATGCGTCAGCTACAGGACACTGCCCAACAGCTGGGCATGGAGGTGGTTTAA
- the dpagt1 gene encoding UDP-N-acetylglucosamine--dolichyl-phosphate N-acetylglucosaminephosphotransferase, producing MEKMSPIPAIPLIINCCMSALGCIATVKLIPAFKDHFISARLYGMDLNKTIKKEVPESQGVISGTVFLIILFLFIPVPFLQCFMGEQCQKFPHNEFVQLIGALLAICCMIFLGFADDVLNLRWRHKLLLPTMASLPLLMVYFTNFGNTLIVVPKPFRVLLGMHLDLGILYYVYMGMLAVFCTNAINILAGINGIESGQALFISGSIILFNILELNGDYRDDHVFSLYFMIPFFFTTLALFYHNWYPSSVFVGDTFCYFAGMTFAVVGILGHFSKTMLLFFIPQVINFIYSLPQLFHIIPCPRHRLPRLQSDTGKLGMSYSKFKQKDLGKLGQLILKVAETLWLLDVRRGQEGDDEFIECNNMTLINLVLKVLGPTHERNLTAIMLLIQVLGSVVAFGIRYHLVRLFYDV from the exons ATGGAGAAGATGTCTCCAATTCCTGCAATTCCTCTTATCATCAACTGTTGTATGTCTGCACTTGGGTGCATTGCAACAGTCAAACTGATTCCTGCTTTTAAGGATCATTTCATATCTGCCAGACTCTATGGCATGGACCtaaataaaaccataaagaaaGAGGT GCCTGAATCGCAAGGTGTAATCAGTGGTACAGTCTTCCTCATCATTCTCTTCCTCTTCATCCCTGTCCCCTTCCTCCAGTGCTTTATGGGGGAGCAGTGCCAAAAGTTCCCTCACAATGAG TTTGTGCAGCTGATCGGTGCTCTGTTGGCCATCTGCTGCATGATATTCCTGGGCTTTGCTGATGATGTTCTGAATCTGCGATGGAGACACAAGCTGCTGCTGCCTACTATGGCCTCCCTGCCTCTACTCATGGTCTACTTCACTAACTTTGGCAACACTCTCATTGTCGTGCCCAAACCTTTCCGTGTGCTGCTGGGGATGCATCTGGACTTGG GCATtctgtattatgtatatatgggAATGCTGGCTGTATTCTGCACAAATGCCATCAACATCTTGGCTGGTATTAATGGCATTGAGTCTGGGCAAGCTCTCTTCATATCTGGCTCCATCATCCTCTTTAATATACTGGAACTCAATG GAGACTACAGGGATGACCATGTTTTCTCTTTGTACTTCATGATTCCCTTTTTTTTCACCACATTAGCCCTCTTCTACCACAACTG gtacccTTCCTCTGTGTTTGTGGGAGACACGTTCTGTTACTTTGCTGGAATGACGTTTGCAGTGGTTGGGATACTCGGCCATTTCAGTAAGACCATGCTGCTTTTCTTCATCCCCCAAGTCATCAACTTCATATATTCTCTGCCTCAGCTGTTTCACATTATTCCCTGTCCCAGACATCGCCTGCCTAG GTTACAATCTGACACGGGAAAGCTTGGCATGAGCTATTCCAAGTTCAAACAGAAGGACCTGGGAAAATTAGGGCAACTTATTCTGAAG GTGGCAGAAACGTTATGGCTACTGGATGTGCGTAGAGGGCAGGAAGGAGATGATGAGTTTATAGAGTGTAACAACATGACCCTTATCAACCTGGTACTAAAAGTACTGGGACCTACCCATGAGAGAAACCTGACTGCAATAATGCTTTTAATACAG gtCTTGGGGAGTGTCGTGGCATTTGGAATCCGGTATCATCTTGTGCGTCTGTTCTATGACGTCTAG